One genomic segment of Paenibacillus sp. FSL H8-0332 includes these proteins:
- a CDS encoding assimilatory sulfite reductase (NADPH) flavoprotein subunit — protein MQLQVTNSPFNENQAELLNQLLPTLTPSQQVWLSGYLSALSLQGNQGSSVLAVSPAAPAVVVESATAAPPQSSREVTVLFGSQTGNCQRLAVSLSRKLEEQGFKVTVCAMNSFKPNGLKKTENLLLLVSTHGEGEPPDNARAFHEFLYSKRAPQLPGLRFSVLALGDTSYEFFCQTGKDFDQKLEELGAQRLSPRVDCDLDYDEPVAEWFGQVISALNGAQNAAGIADAAVQAAESAESLESGFSRNHPFHAEVLENLNLNGRGSDRETRHLELSLAGSNITFEPGDSLGVYPENHPQLVEEIIAAMGWTADERVPLNKKGEEGTLQEALLRHYEITVLTKPLLEQAAGLTSAPALKELLAPGRQQELKEYIQGRDLLDLIQDYGPWEAPASIFVTILRKLPARLYSIASSYNANPDEVHFTVRAVRYESHGRERYGVCSVHCAERVQPGATLPVYIQNNPNFKLPADSSVPVIMIGPGTGVAPFRSFLEEREEQGSEGPTWLFYGDRHFVTDFLYQTDWQRMLKDGVLSRLDVAFSRDTEEKVYVQHRILEHSKELYRWLQEGAHVYVCGDEKHMAHDVHSALLTVIQEEGGLSPEAAAAYLETLQQEQRYQRDVY, from the coding sequence TTGCAACTACAAGTTACGAACAGCCCTTTTAATGAGAACCAGGCAGAGCTGCTGAACCAGCTTCTGCCCACGCTGACACCTTCACAGCAGGTATGGTTGAGCGGGTATTTATCTGCCCTGTCGCTGCAGGGCAACCAGGGATCAAGTGTTCTGGCTGTATCCCCCGCTGCTCCAGCAGTAGTAGTAGAGTCGGCAACAGCCGCTCCGCCGCAAAGCTCGCGTGAAGTGACCGTATTGTTCGGCTCCCAGACCGGCAACTGCCAGCGGCTGGCGGTAAGCCTCTCCCGCAAGCTGGAGGAGCAGGGCTTCAAGGTCACGGTGTGCGCGATGAACAGCTTTAAGCCCAACGGACTGAAGAAGACAGAGAACCTGCTGCTGCTGGTCAGCACCCATGGCGAAGGGGAACCGCCGGATAATGCCCGTGCCTTCCATGAGTTCCTCTACAGCAAAAGAGCCCCGCAGCTTCCAGGCTTGCGCTTCTCGGTACTCGCGCTGGGCGATACCTCCTATGAATTCTTCTGCCAGACGGGCAAAGACTTCGATCAGAAGCTGGAAGAACTGGGTGCACAAAGGTTAAGCCCGCGTGTAGATTGCGACCTCGATTATGATGAGCCGGTGGCCGAGTGGTTCGGCCAGGTCATCAGCGCGCTTAACGGCGCGCAGAATGCTGCAGGAATTGCGGATGCAGCGGTTCAGGCTGCGGAGAGCGCAGAGTCGCTGGAATCAGGCTTTTCACGAAATCATCCGTTCCATGCCGAAGTACTGGAGAATCTTAATCTGAACGGCCGCGGCTCAGACCGTGAGACCCGCCATCTGGAGCTGTCGCTTGCCGGATCGAATATTACCTTTGAGCCGGGGGATTCCCTTGGCGTCTATCCCGAGAATCACCCGCAGCTGGTAGAAGAGATCATTGCCGCTATGGGCTGGACTGCGGATGAACGTGTTCCGCTGAACAAGAAGGGCGAAGAAGGCACGCTACAGGAGGCGCTGCTGCGGCATTACGAAATTACGGTGCTGACGAAGCCGCTCCTGGAGCAGGCTGCCGGGCTTACCTCCGCACCTGCCCTGAAGGAACTGCTGGCCCCCGGGCGGCAGCAGGAGCTGAAGGAATATATCCAGGGCCGGGATCTGCTGGATCTTATTCAAGACTATGGACCCTGGGAGGCTCCGGCCAGCATCTTCGTGACCATCCTGCGCAAGCTTCCGGCCCGTTTGTATTCCATAGCCAGCAGCTATAATGCGAACCCGGATGAAGTACACTTCACCGTGCGGGCTGTACGTTATGAGTCACATGGCCGTGAGCGCTACGGCGTCTGCTCGGTACACTGTGCTGAGCGTGTACAGCCGGGTGCCACTTTGCCGGTGTATATCCAGAACAATCCGAACTTTAAGTTGCCCGCTGACTCCAGTGTACCGGTGATCATGATTGGTCCGGGTACAGGTGTTGCCCCGTTCCGTTCCTTCCTGGAAGAGCGTGAAGAGCAGGGGTCAGAAGGTCCAACCTGGCTGTTCTATGGCGACCGTCATTTCGTTACAGACTTCCTCTACCAGACGGACTGGCAGCGGATGCTGAAGGACGGTGTCCTCAGCAGGCTGGATGTGGCCTTCTCACGCGACACTGAAGAGAAGGTGTACGTACAGCACCGTATTCTGGAGCATAGCAAGGAGCTGTACCGCTGGCTGCAGGAAGGGGCGCATGTCTACGTGTGCGGCGATGAGAAGCATATGGCCCATGATGTACATTCCGCACTGCTTACAGTGATCCAGGAGGAAGGCGGACTCAGCCCGGAAGCGGCTGCCGCCTATCTGGAGACCCTTCAGCAGGAGCAGCGTTACCAGCGTGATGTCTATTAA
- the lspA gene encoding signal peptidase II has translation MLFYLIAVLVLMLDQATKWIVRTHMELGEMLPSWTPHLRFVYYENSGAAFSSFQGFGKYFAIVAVIFVAAIFYYRRQGKIRGPLLEAASGFLVGGAVGNAIDRALYHQVTDFLVFGDRGGIMNLADLAINAGGLLILIYLLVDHFRQPAARRPL, from the coding sequence ATGCTATTTTATCTGATAGCTGTCCTCGTCCTGATGCTTGATCAGGCAACGAAATGGATAGTGCGTACGCATATGGAGCTTGGGGAGATGCTTCCTTCCTGGACGCCGCATTTGCGGTTTGTATACTATGAGAACAGCGGGGCGGCCTTCAGCTCATTCCAGGGGTTTGGCAAGTATTTTGCGATTGTTGCCGTGATTTTTGTAGCAGCAATCTTCTATTACCGGCGTCAGGGTAAAATCCGCGGCCCCCTGCTCGAAGCAGCCAGCGGCTTCCTGGTTGGCGGGGCTGTCGGTAATGCCATTGACCGGGCACTTTATCACCAGGTTACAGATTTCCTGGTCTTCGGGGACCGGGGCGGGATTATGAATCTGGCCGATCTGGCGATCAATGCCGGAGGCCTTCTCATTCTAATCTACCTGCTTGTGGACCATTTCCGGCAACCAGCAGCCCGCAGACCGTTATAA
- a CDS encoding response regulator yields the protein MQKVLIVDDEEVLRMLIEDTLEDLENVEVHTAENGGEALAKLAEAPYDLVILDYMMPVMTGIEVLSELDGELKSRTPIMMLTAKAQEMDRNRAREAGARYFMPKPFSPMELLQLVEDILSEKP from the coding sequence GTGCAAAAAGTACTGATTGTAGATGATGAAGAGGTTCTGCGCATGCTGATTGAGGATACGCTGGAGGATTTGGAGAATGTGGAGGTTCATACCGCCGAGAATGGGGGCGAGGCGCTAGCCAAGCTGGCGGAGGCCCCTTACGACCTGGTGATTCTGGATTACATGATGCCCGTAATGACCGGCATTGAAGTGCTGAGCGAGCTGGACGGGGAGCTGAAGAGCCGGACGCCGATTATGATGCTGACAGCGAAGGCACAGGAGATGGACCGTAACCGGGCCAGAGAGGCGGGAGCCCGTTATTTCATGCCCAAGCCGTTTAGCCCGATGGAGCTGCTGCAGCTCGTGGAGGACATTCTGAGTGAGAAACCTTAA
- a CDS encoding diguanylate cyclase, with protein MTTRKYKELVEERTRETLQKWSEQSVVEEKDIYRFLHNLKGTSGTVGLDAVEAFSGNALLYFSDDNHRSWTEAEWGDYIYPLLELFEEPKPVGALPPLTPGISLSHGNVHQQYEILIVDDDVELVAFLRESLERKSYYVSIALSAGRGLKLFYETKPDLILLDILLPDRSGIDVLKQIIGKAKKERIPIIIISGEHSIEVQKYAYSLGVMDYIQKPVDIDLFLVLIKNRFELKKEWQKSIIVDELTGAFNRKYFNQTMKQLIADFRRTGRTFSLALLDLDLFKQINDTYGHLMGDEVLQSFSELVKQSIRTEDTFCRYGGEEFALFMPNTPAAQALLVMERIQEVFAAREFEGKRESFHVTFSCGVTEVTQEVPDADTLVEEADLALYASKHNGRNQSTLYSQELLLGQRETLLNVIIVDDDPLIRRIVTTHFAAWQPGTTARVKVASYADGALFLESDWYASEEKYIILLDGVMPGLDGLEVLEKIRSSYPELNILVIMLTGRNNQRDIIHALQMGADDYVIKPFHLPELLTRIERLAHRFLF; from the coding sequence ATGACAACGAGAAAATATAAAGAGCTGGTTGAAGAGCGCACGAGAGAAACGCTGCAGAAATGGTCGGAACAGTCAGTAGTCGAGGAGAAGGATATTTATCGTTTCCTGCATAATTTGAAGGGTACCTCGGGTACTGTGGGTCTTGATGCTGTAGAGGCGTTCTCCGGCAATGCGCTGCTCTATTTCTCGGATGACAATCATAGAAGCTGGACGGAAGCAGAGTGGGGCGATTATATCTATCCGCTGCTGGAGCTGTTTGAGGAGCCGAAACCTGTGGGTGCGCTGCCCCCTCTGACTCCGGGGATTTCATTGTCCCACGGCAATGTCCACCAGCAGTACGAAATTCTGATCGTGGACGATGATGTGGAGCTGGTTGCTTTTTTGCGGGAATCGCTGGAGCGTAAGTCTTATTATGTCAGCATTGCGCTGTCGGCAGGACGCGGACTGAAGCTTTTTTATGAGACCAAGCCGGATTTGATCCTCCTTGATATTCTGCTGCCGGACCGCAGCGGGATTGATGTGCTGAAGCAGATTATCGGCAAAGCCAAAAAAGAGCGGATTCCAATCATTATTATCAGCGGCGAGCATTCCATAGAGGTTCAGAAGTATGCCTATTCGCTCGGTGTTATGGATTATATACAGAAGCCGGTGGACATTGATTTGTTCCTGGTCCTGATCAAGAACCGCTTTGAGCTGAAAAAGGAGTGGCAGAAATCGATCATTGTCGATGAGCTGACCGGGGCGTTCAACCGCAAGTATTTCAACCAGACGATGAAGCAGCTGATCGCCGATTTCAGACGGACAGGCCGGACCTTCTCCCTCGCTCTGCTGGATCTCGATCTGTTCAAGCAGATTAACGATACTTACGGGCATCTGATGGGGGACGAGGTGCTGCAGAGCTTCTCGGAGCTGGTGAAGCAGTCCATCCGCACGGAGGATACCTTCTGCCGCTATGGCGGTGAGGAGTTTGCCTTGTTCATGCCTAATACCCCTGCGGCGCAAGCGCTGCTTGTGATGGAGCGGATTCAGGAGGTCTTCGCGGCCCGGGAATTCGAGGGCAAACGCGAGAGCTTCCATGTTACCTTCTCCTGCGGGGTGACCGAGGTCACCCAAGAGGTGCCGGATGCCGATACACTTGTAGAGGAAGCGGATCTGGCGCTCTATGCCAGCAAGCATAACGGCCGGAACCAGAGCACCCTGTACAGCCAGGAGCTGCTGCTGGGCCAGCGCGAGACGCTGCTTAACGTTATTATTGTGGATGATGATCCGCTCATCCGCAGAATTGTGACGACCCACTTCGCTGCATGGCAGCCGGGGACCACCGCCAGGGTGAAGGTTGCCAGTTATGCGGACGGCGCGCTTTTTCTCGAATCGGACTGGTATGCTTCTGAAGAGAAATATATTATTCTGCTGGACGGCGTTATGCCGGGGCTTGACGGGCTGGAGGTGCTGGAGAAGATCCGCAGCAGCTATCCTGAGCTGAACATTCTCGTGATTATGCTGACCGGGCGCAATAATCAGCGGGATATTATCCATGCCCTGCAGATGGGGGCGGATGATTATGTCATTAAGCCGTTCCATCTGCCGGAGCTGCTGACCCGCATTGAGCGTCTGGCCCACCGGTTTCTGTTCTAA
- a CDS encoding ACT domain-containing protein: MKGIITVLGKDKVGIIAKVCTYLAEHNLNILDISQTIVQDYFNMMMIVDISAPSKSFEEIVEELQQVGEDIGVEIKLQHEDIFNIMHRI, from the coding sequence TTGAAGGGGATTATTACGGTACTCGGGAAAGACAAGGTAGGCATTATCGCCAAAGTGTGTACATACCTCGCAGAGCACAATCTGAACATTCTGGACATCTCCCAGACGATTGTGCAGGATTATTTCAACATGATGATGATTGTGGACATCTCTGCCCCCAGCAAGTCCTTCGAGGAGATTGTGGAGGAGCTTCAGCAGGTAGGGGAAGACATCGGTGTGGAAATCAAGCTGCAGCATGAGGATATCTTCAATATTATGCACCGGATTTAA
- the cysI gene encoding assimilatory sulfite reductase (NADPH) hemoprotein subunit produces MANNEPAVKPIGGPPSDVEHIKLESNYLRGALVETLSNPITGGLPEDDNRLLKFHGSYMQDDRDLRSERERSKLEPAFQFMLRVVAPGGVASAAQWLVMDELAHKYGNGTLRLTTRQAFQMHGVLKWNLKKTIRTINDTLMTTLAACGDVNRNVMSSPNPYQSEVHAEVQEWANKISDHLAPRTRAYHEIWLDGEKVVDSKVVEPIYGPVYLPRKFKIGLAVPPSNDVDVFSQDLGFIAILEDGKLAGFNVSVGGGMGMTHGDTNTYPQLGRIIGFCRPEQMIDLAEKTVTIQRDYGNRSVRKNARFKYTIDRHGLEWFKGELHERLGWTLEPARGYHFDHNGDRYGWVKGMDGKWNLTLYIQSGRIQDQEGYPLMTGLREIAKIHSGDFRLTPNQNLIIGGVTQAKKRKITELAKQYGLTDGAHHSALRRSAMSCVALPTCGLAMAEAERYLPHLLDKLEVIIDEAGLRNEEIIIRMTGCPNGCARPALGEIAFIGKGPGRYNMYLGAGFTGDRLNKLYKENIDEQEILATLEPIIHGYAKERTAGEHFGDYVIRSGYVKAVTSGLNFHD; encoded by the coding sequence ATGGCAAACAATGAACCAGCGGTGAAGCCGATTGGCGGACCGCCGAGTGATGTTGAACATATTAAGCTGGAGAGCAATTATCTGCGCGGGGCGCTTGTCGAGACCCTCAGCAATCCGATTACGGGAGGTCTGCCGGAGGATGACAACCGGCTGCTGAAATTCCACGGCAGCTACATGCAGGATGACCGCGATCTGCGCAGTGAACGGGAGCGCTCCAAGCTGGAGCCGGCTTTCCAGTTCATGCTGCGGGTAGTAGCGCCCGGCGGCGTGGCGTCTGCTGCACAGTGGCTTGTCATGGATGAGCTTGCTCACAAGTATGGCAACGGGACACTGCGTCTGACGACGCGGCAGGCTTTTCAGATGCATGGGGTGCTGAAATGGAACCTTAAGAAGACGATCCGAACGATTAACGACACCCTGATGACTACACTTGCGGCCTGCGGTGATGTTAACCGTAACGTGATGAGCAGCCCGAACCCTTATCAATCCGAGGTTCATGCCGAGGTCCAGGAATGGGCCAACAAAATCAGCGATCATCTTGCCCCGCGTACCCGTGCGTATCATGAGATCTGGCTGGACGGCGAAAAGGTTGTGGACAGCAAGGTAGTTGAGCCGATCTACGGCCCGGTCTACCTGCCCCGCAAATTCAAAATTGGCCTGGCGGTGCCTCCGTCCAATGATGTAGATGTGTTCTCCCAGGATCTGGGCTTCATCGCCATTTTGGAGGACGGCAAGCTGGCCGGCTTCAACGTGTCGGTCGGCGGCGGCATGGGGATGACGCACGGCGATACGAATACGTATCCCCAATTGGGGCGGATCATCGGCTTCTGCCGTCCGGAGCAGATGATTGATCTGGCGGAGAAGACGGTTACGATCCAGCGTGATTACGGCAACCGTTCGGTCCGCAAGAATGCCCGCTTCAAGTACACGATCGACCGGCACGGACTGGAGTGGTTCAAGGGAGAGCTGCACGAACGGCTGGGCTGGACGCTGGAGCCGGCGCGCGGCTATCACTTCGATCATAATGGCGACCGGTACGGCTGGGTGAAGGGGATGGACGGCAAATGGAACCTGACGCTCTATATCCAGAGCGGACGGATTCAGGATCAGGAGGGCTACCCGCTGATGACCGGCCTGCGCGAGATTGCCAAGATTCATAGCGGAGACTTCCGGCTGACCCCGAACCAGAATCTGATTATCGGCGGAGTGACCCAGGCGAAGAAACGCAAGATTACAGAGCTTGCCAAGCAGTACGGGCTGACGGACGGTGCCCATCATTCTGCACTGCGCAGAAGTGCGATGTCCTGTGTGGCCCTGCCGACCTGCGGGCTGGCTATGGCGGAGGCGGAGCGATATTTGCCGCACCTGCTGGATAAGCTGGAGGTTATCATAGATGAAGCCGGGCTGCGTAATGAAGAGATTATCATCCGTATGACCGGCTGCCCTAACGGCTGTGCCAGACCGGCGCTGGGCGAGATTGCTTTTATCGGCAAAGGTCCGGGCAGATATAATATGTACCTGGGTGCAGGCTTTACCGGAGACCGGCTGAACAAGCTGTACAAGGAGAACATTGATGAGCAGGAGATTCTGGCCACTCTAGAGCCGATTATTCATGGTTATGCCAAGGAACGCACTGCTGGTGAACACTTCGGCGATTATGTGATCCGCAGCGGATATGTCAAGGCCGTTACTTCGGGGCTCAATTTCCACGACTAA
- a CDS encoding ATP-binding protein → MRNLKLKDRSIKTKYYRILLLLFVAIMAGGIGLVFYINAQQEQLDQKRDVLQYKTATINELAVTLSEVFFRARGYVATQSENELALLNTALKGLDGILDQYSSLKLSPEEVRYRDDLKDFYEQYKSQTLPEVMRLVKNNDYEGIRSLSQNGSTKAVNEYLDYTKQFKANSDALLNELNSRSIRQADTFTLFAFLLSTLLLLFFTLLIWRMLKIIIDPIVKLEEATNSLAAGDAVLLGKLHKQDEIGRLYDAFLNMAHSIQDKEEELMMQNEELHAQQDELQDQQYRLERSLSEIESMMKALNQTSAVGILSNKGVFTYANDNLSVYTGYKSSEVIGYTYRLFELHNISESQEEQMIRKLSTGGVWSGETELRAKEGSPLWLQLTIMPYLNDEGQIYQYILIANNITSMKNVQQELAETLTSTEQTSMMLELNNQLNHEITYTLDKQEFADKFNTFMNRLYSFDSSLFLLVKDKIAVVKGVPPENVERYIGEGSEEILYRLSVEKSYMVKRVGSVREQGISANEVYCYDYYTTVVNAEDEILAVFCGTRIGHPFTEEETSEIQGMMNRVALAIERLFMYEEIENGRKLNQDIVNNVNEGIQFVGTDGVIQHINKALSQLFSYEDWTEGMLIPQERWMEHFTSRVNESEELERFYQKAMSGHTVDSSAMKYSIGKENMKHVDAYAIPVFRREVRVGTLFVHRDITREYELDLMKSELVSTVSHELRTPLSSVLGFTELLLSKTMKPEKQLKYLETIHKEAKRLTELINDFLDLQRMESGTQLYNVEKVNLSETVLSVIDQYKLSGTHHILLEDEALNPEVEVDKDKIIQVLTNLLSNAIKFSPGAGEIKVMLHNEPGIITVRIQDNGLGIPKNQIGQLFQKFRRVDNSASKRIGGTGLGLAICKEIIEKQKGTIGIESVEGEGSTVWFRLPVMQAETGHPEEEPSLRWSAGKEQKPDVMIVEDDYSLSLLLSEELKGKGFRVTHHYHPQKAFDQAVKTPFVAIVVDLMLGDDLDGWDLIRMLKNDPRTEKVPIVISSALDKDDKSMMDNVQKYLTKPYPPGELSGTLQEIVDIQLKTGEVLFPDNGEAGHGPVVEES, encoded by the coding sequence GTGAGAAACCTTAAGCTTAAAGACCGGAGCATCAAAACGAAATATTACCGGATTCTTCTGCTGCTGTTCGTGGCCATTATGGCCGGAGGAATCGGGCTTGTCTTCTATATCAATGCCCAGCAGGAACAGCTGGATCAGAAACGTGATGTGCTGCAATATAAGACGGCGACGATTAACGAGCTGGCGGTGACGCTCAGCGAGGTCTTTTTCCGGGCGAGAGGTTATGTGGCTACCCAGAGTGAGAATGAGCTTGCGCTGCTGAACACTGCGCTTAAGGGGCTTGACGGCATTCTGGATCAGTATTCCTCCCTGAAGCTGTCACCTGAAGAAGTCCGGTACAGAGATGACCTTAAGGATTTCTATGAACAGTACAAAAGCCAGACCTTGCCCGAAGTGATGCGTCTGGTGAAAAATAATGATTACGAGGGAATCCGGAGCTTGTCGCAGAACGGCAGCACCAAGGCTGTGAACGAATACCTGGACTATACCAAGCAATTCAAAGCCAATTCGGATGCGCTGCTGAATGAGCTGAACTCCCGCTCGATCAGGCAGGCGGATACGTTCACTTTGTTTGCTTTTCTGCTTAGTACATTATTGCTGCTGTTCTTCACTCTGCTGATCTGGCGGATGCTCAAAATTATCATCGATCCGATTGTGAAGCTGGAGGAAGCTACGAATTCGCTGGCGGCGGGTGATGCGGTTCTGCTCGGTAAGCTGCATAAGCAGGATGAGATCGGGCGGCTCTATGACGCCTTCCTGAATATGGCCCATAGCATCCAGGACAAAGAGGAAGAGCTGATGATGCAGAATGAAGAGCTGCACGCCCAGCAGGACGAGCTGCAGGATCAGCAGTACAGGCTGGAGCGGTCACTCAGTGAAATCGAGAGCATGATGAAGGCGCTGAATCAGACCTCTGCCGTCGGCATTCTTTCGAACAAAGGCGTGTTCACTTACGCGAACGATAATCTGAGCGTCTACACAGGGTATAAGAGCTCCGAGGTTATCGGGTACACCTACCGGCTGTTTGAGCTGCATAATATTTCGGAATCACAAGAAGAGCAGATGATCCGCAAGCTGTCGACCGGCGGAGTGTGGAGCGGAGAGACGGAGCTGAGGGCCAAGGAAGGTTCGCCGCTCTGGCTGCAGCTGACAATCATGCCGTATCTGAACGATGAAGGCCAGATTTACCAGTATATTTTGATTGCCAATAACATTACCTCGATGAAGAATGTGCAGCAGGAGCTGGCGGAGACGCTGACAAGCACGGAGCAGACGTCCATGATGCTGGAGCTTAACAATCAGCTGAATCATGAAATCACCTATACGCTGGACAAGCAGGAGTTCGCTGACAAGTTCAACACATTCATGAACCGTCTGTACTCGTTTGACTCCAGTCTTTTCCTGCTGGTCAAGGATAAGATTGCGGTGGTCAAGGGGGTTCCGCCGGAGAATGTGGAGCGGTACATCGGTGAGGGCAGCGAAGAGATTCTGTACCGCCTGAGCGTGGAGAAGTCGTATATGGTGAAGCGGGTGGGCTCGGTCAGAGAGCAGGGGATATCCGCTAATGAGGTGTATTGTTACGATTACTATACGACCGTGGTGAATGCTGAGGATGAGATTCTGGCGGTCTTCTGCGGAACGCGCATCGGGCATCCGTTCACGGAGGAAGAGACCAGCGAAATTCAGGGGATGATGAACCGGGTCGCCCTGGCCATTGAACGCCTGTTCATGTACGAGGAGATTGAGAATGGCCGCAAGCTGAATCAGGATATTGTGAACAACGTCAATGAGGGCATCCAGTTCGTCGGTACAGACGGCGTCATTCAGCACATTAACAAGGCGCTGAGCCAATTGTTCAGCTATGAGGACTGGACGGAAGGCATGCTGATTCCCCAGGAGCGCTGGATGGAGCATTTCACCTCCCGGGTGAATGAATCAGAAGAGCTGGAACGCTTTTACCAAAAGGCGATGTCCGGGCATACTGTTGACTCCAGTGCGATGAAGTATTCTATCGGCAAGGAAAATATGAAGCATGTGGATGCCTATGCCATACCGGTCTTCCGCCGGGAGGTCCGGGTGGGGACGCTGTTCGTCCACCGTGACATTACCCGCGAGTATGAGCTGGATCTGATGAAGTCGGAGCTGGTCAGTACCGTCAGCCATGAGCTGCGGACGCCGCTGTCGAGTGTACTGGGCTTCACAGAGCTGCTGCTGTCCAAAACGATGAAGCCGGAGAAGCAGCTGAAATATCTGGAGACCATTCATAAGGAAGCCAAGCGTCTGACGGAGCTGATCAACGACTTCCTGGACCTGCAACGGATGGAGTCCGGTACACAGCTGTACAATGTGGAGAAAGTCAACCTTAGCGAGACAGTCCTCAGTGTCATCGATCAGTATAAGCTGAGCGGTACCCACCATATTCTGCTGGAGGATGAGGCGCTGAATCCCGAGGTTGAGGTAGACAAGGATAAAATTATCCAGGTGCTGACCAACCTGCTGAGCAATGCGATCAAGTTCTCGCCGGGCGCAGGTGAAATTAAGGTCATGCTTCATAACGAACCGGGCATCATTACTGTACGGATTCAGGACAACGGACTCGGGATTCCGAAGAATCAGATCGGGCAGCTGTTCCAGAAATTCCGCAGAGTGGACAATAGTGCCTCCAAGCGGATTGGCGGTACGGGGCTCGGCCTGGCGATCTGCAAGGAGATTATTGAGAAGCAGAAGGGAACGATCGGGATTGAATCCGTTGAAGGTGAAGGCTCGACGGTGTGGTTCCGTCTTCCGGTGATGCAGGCAGAGACCGGCCACCCCGAGGAGGAACCGTCCCTTAGATGGAGCGCAGGCAAGGAGCAGAAGCCGGATGTGATGATTGTGGAGGATGATTACAGCCTGTCGCTGCTGCTCTCGGAGGAGCTGAAGGGCAAGGGCTTCCGGGTCACCCATCACTACCATCCGCAAAAAGCTTTTGACCAGGCCGTCAAAACGCCCTTCGTAGCGATCGTTGTGGATCTGATGCTGGGTGATGATCTGGACGGCTGGGATCTGATACGCATGCTCAAGAACGATCCCCGGACTGAGAAGGTGCCGATTGTCATCTCCTCGGCGCTGGATAAGGACGATAAGAGCATGATGGATAACGTGCAGAAATATCTGACCAAACCCTATCCGCCCGGCGAGCTGTCGGGTACGCTTCAGGAGATAGTGGACATTCAGCTGAAGACAGGCGAGGTGCTGTTCCCGGATAACGGTGAGGCCGGGCATGGGCCGGTGGTTGAGGAGAGTTAG
- a CDS encoding aldo/keto reductase: MKYSYLGKSGLKVSQLCLGTMNFGPETEEKDAFRIMDAALDAGINFFDTANVYGGQDRRGWTEEIIGRWFQQGGGRREKVVLATKVYNDMLDEQDGPNSGSGLSAYKIRRHFEGSLRRLQTDHIELYQMHHIDRNVSWDELWGAFEILVSQGKADYIGSSNFAGWHIAAAQAKAKERHFLGLVSEQHLYNLLERTPELEVLPASQELGLGVIPWSPLAGGLLGRNALAKTGVRSARSAKLEQHRSQLEQFSALCKELGEHEDQVALAWVLANPAVTAPIIGPRTIEQFEDSLRVTEITLDEETLKKLDEIFPGPGKPAPEAYAW; this comes from the coding sequence ATGAAGTACAGTTATTTGGGTAAATCGGGGTTGAAGGTCAGCCAGTTGTGTCTGGGGACGATGAATTTCGGACCGGAGACGGAGGAGAAGGATGCCTTCAGAATTATGGATGCGGCCCTCGATGCGGGAATTAATTTCTTCGATACGGCGAATGTGTACGGCGGCCAGGACCGGCGGGGCTGGACGGAGGAAATTATCGGCCGCTGGTTTCAGCAGGGCGGCGGACGACGCGAGAAGGTAGTGCTGGCCACCAAGGTCTACAATGACATGTTGGACGAGCAGGACGGTCCCAACTCCGGCTCAGGCTTGTCTGCTTACAAGATCAGACGACATTTTGAAGGCTCGCTGCGGCGCCTGCAGACGGATCATATTGAACTATATCAGATGCATCATATCGACCGGAACGTATCGTGGGACGAGCTGTGGGGCGCGTTCGAGATCCTGGTGTCCCAGGGCAAAGCCGATTATATCGGCTCCAGCAATTTCGCGGGCTGGCATATCGCTGCTGCCCAGGCGAAGGCTAAGGAGCGCCATTTCCTCGGCCTTGTCTCCGAGCAGCATCTCTACAATCTGCTGGAACGGACGCCGGAGCTCGAAGTGCTGCCAGCCTCACAGGAGCTGGGCCTGGGTGTCATTCCGTGGAGTCCGCTGGCCGGAGGCCTGCTGGGACGCAATGCACTCGCCAAGACCGGAGTTCGCAGCGCCCGTTCGGCCAAGCTGGAGCAGCACCGCAGCCAGCTGGAGCAGTTCTCCGCGCTCTGCAAGGAGCTGGGCGAGCATGAGGATCAGGTCGCTCTGGCCTGGGTACTGGCGAATCCGGCGGTGACTGCACCGATTATCGGGCCGCGTACGATCGAGCAGTTCGAGGACTCGCTGCGGGTAACTGAGATCACGCTGGATGAAGAAACGCTGAAGAAGCTGGACGAGATCTTCCCCGGACCGGGCAAACCGGCACCGGAAGCCTACGCCTGGTAA